A single Leptospira barantonii DNA region contains:
- a CDS encoding PaaI family thioesterase, which yields MKASVRANLSFGSSPDNPDGLQLKITFDEDTQSAYGDFTCPEKFQGQPDVIHPGIISTILDEIMVKINEAMNFKTTTGELTIRFLQPAFVNQPLHLRGWFVKKNKKVIENRAEIENEIGKIVARGKGKYIEVDD from the coding sequence ATGAAAGCTTCGGTTCGGGCAAACTTGAGTTTTGGATCCAGTCCAGACAATCCGGACGGACTTCAATTGAAAATCACCTTCGATGAAGATACACAATCTGCATACGGTGACTTCACTTGTCCGGAAAAGTTTCAAGGTCAGCCAGATGTAATCCATCCGGGAATTATATCTACGATCTTAGACGAAATCATGGTGAAAATCAATGAAGCCATGAATTTCAAAACAACCACGGGTGAGCTTACGATTCGTTTTTTACAGCCCGCCTTCGTCAATCAACCTCTTCACTTGCGCGGATGGTTCGTGAAGAAGAACAAGAAAGTGATTGAGAATAGAGCGGAAATCGAAAACGAAATCGGTAAGATCGTCGCACGTGGCAAAGGCAAGTACATCGAAGTAGACGACTGA
- a CDS encoding DoxX-like family protein, which translates to MKKILDWTTRLVAVVILIPAFYFKLSGADRSIATFTALDAEPFGRYVIGFFELGVVLLLLIPQTSWLGAMIATVIMIGAIGSHISILGFQGDAGISFVLAFVVLICCLAELVASKDRNPIFTRIFANKSY; encoded by the coding sequence ATGAAAAAAATCTTGGATTGGACGACGCGACTCGTCGCCGTTGTGATTTTGATTCCGGCGTTTTACTTTAAACTTTCCGGCGCCGATCGTTCGATCGCCACCTTTACGGCGTTGGACGCGGAACCGTTCGGTCGTTATGTGATCGGCTTCTTTGAACTCGGCGTAGTTCTTTTGTTGCTCATTCCTCAGACCAGTTGGTTGGGCGCGATGATCGCGACCGTTATTATGATCGGAGCGATCGGTTCGCATATTTCCATTCTCGGCTTTCAAGGGGATGCGGGAATTTCCTTCGTGTTGGCCTTTGTGGTTTTGATTTGTTGTCTGGCGGAGTTGGTCGCGTCTAAGGATCGAAATCCGATCTTCACGAGAATTTTTGCAAATAAAAGTTACTGA
- a CDS encoding transglutaminase-like domain-containing protein — translation MQSLEPYLKSTYYFDHDSDAVKKFVEKHTTSENSPLEKLKEFYLGVRDGIRYNPYQVTDSKEAYKASSIAESRQNYCIPKSILFAAGARTLGFPSKIGFSDVVNHLASERLIRHLGTTVFAFHGYAEILIEGNWVKATPVFDKDLCIRFGVVPLDFDGKNDTIFHSFDGAGKKFMEYVNYRGVFEDFPFEFVIQGLKDFYPDVMGKAFQGDLRNEKPVV, via the coding sequence ATGCAATCCTTGGAACCATATTTAAAATCGACTTACTACTTCGATCACGATTCGGATGCGGTGAAGAAGTTCGTGGAAAAACACACCACTTCCGAAAATTCTCCCCTGGAAAAATTAAAGGAATTTTATCTCGGAGTTCGGGATGGAATCCGCTACAATCCCTATCAAGTCACCGATTCAAAGGAAGCCTATAAGGCGAGTTCGATCGCGGAAAGCAGACAGAACTATTGTATTCCTAAGTCGATTCTGTTTGCGGCGGGCGCGAGAACCTTGGGTTTTCCGTCCAAGATCGGATTTTCGGACGTGGTCAATCATCTCGCGAGCGAACGGTTGATTCGCCATTTGGGAACCACCGTTTTTGCGTTTCATGGATATGCAGAAATTCTAATAGAAGGGAATTGGGTCAAAGCGACTCCGGTTTTTGATAAGGATCTTTGTATACGATTCGGAGTTGTTCCCTTGGACTTCGACGGTAAGAACGACACGATCTTTCATTCCTTCGACGGCGCGGGAAAGAAGTTCATGGAATACGTAAATTATCGGGGCGTTTTCGAGGACTTTCCGTTCGAGTTCGTGATTCAAGGACTCAAAGACTTTTATCCGGACGTGATGGGCAAGGCATTTCAAGGTGATCTGAGAAATGAAAAGCCGGTTGTTTGA
- a CDS encoding YceI family protein, which yields MLILLSSSAFAGDKTSKEWTVKETKIQFLSEAPQETIRGNLSKGEGTANLETKKIWFRVDLNDLNVPNRLMNRHMHDNYLETEKFPLATFHGNILKWDRATKTVIAEGEFTLHGITKKNFKIQGSFEEKDKELAVKADFEVILSDFKIEIPKLVILKLNEKIRIETSILWQNKE from the coding sequence ATTCTAATTCTTTTAAGTTCGTCCGCGTTTGCGGGCGATAAAACTTCCAAGGAATGGACGGTAAAAGAAACGAAGATTCAGTTTTTAAGCGAGGCCCCTCAGGAAACGATCCGGGGAAATCTTTCCAAAGGAGAAGGAACCGCAAACTTGGAAACGAAAAAGATCTGGTTCCGAGTCGATCTGAACGATCTAAACGTTCCCAATCGACTGATGAATCGTCACATGCACGACAATTATCTCGAAACCGAAAAATTTCCGCTCGCTACGTTTCACGGAAACATTCTCAAATGGGATCGTGCCACAAAAACGGTGATCGCCGAGGGAGAATTCACTCTGCATGGAATCACAAAAAAGAATTTCAAGATCCAGGGAAGTTTCGAAGAGAAGGATAAGGAACTCGCGGTCAAAGCGGATTTTGAAGTTATCCTTTCGGATTTTAAAATCGAAATTCCTAAATTAGTGATTTTGAAACTGAATGAAAAAATCAGAATCGAAACATCCATACTATGGCAAAACAAAGAATGA
- a CDS encoding LIC11213 family lipoprotein: MKEVQKRFSFVILVLCVFSFVVDCQNEKSSDKEDSLKNLAFLMGSATPLKEVTNADCTDPAPAFATLNQSGTGTCTTCHNPSNANAGFDITSYAAVRNRIVVNDPKNSLLFIKINSGTMRIYNNDSINKAVFCWIQKGANP; the protein is encoded by the coding sequence ATGAAAGAAGTTCAGAAGCGTTTTTCGTTCGTGATCTTGGTTCTTTGTGTATTTTCGTTCGTAGTCGATTGTCAGAACGAAAAAAGTTCGGATAAGGAAGATTCTTTAAAGAATCTAGCCTTTCTTATGGGTTCGGCCACTCCTTTGAAAGAGGTTACGAACGCGGATTGTACCGATCCCGCGCCCGCCTTTGCGACGTTAAACCAATCGGGAACGGGAACCTGTACGACCTGTCACAATCCGAGCAACGCAAACGCCGGTTTCGACATCACATCCTATGCCGCGGTTCGAAATAGAATCGTCGTGAACGATCCTAAGAACAGCCTTCTATTCATCAAAATCAATTCGGGAACGATGAGAATCTACAACAACGACTCGATCAATAAGGCGGTTTTTTGTTGGATCCAAAAAGGAGCGAACCCTTGA
- a CDS encoding DUF5777 family beta-barrel protein yields MAKQRMKLKIRSVVFFLFSVLLFISFVFSVSAQEQRKSTFLGTSLIHMPSTEDVGKNGLDFRFNHRFGDAKSTSYDFLGLDNGANTQLSLDYGVTDRITLGVARTSFQKTYEARGKVRLLTQDSSFPVTISFYGVFGQETQEQKMFYGPYLKVSTGNTAFDSEMTKKFNTYELSYSDRQSTLASFLISKRFSEYFSLQLSPMFVHRNFVKDHLSNDRTGLDVSFRIHLFKRLDFTFGTILTPKRDYIGDSYATEDRKTKINGVEYSASEVNDLIARGKTIDAAINNILLSKPVEYMTVPLSFGVDFETGGHVFQLFVTNSRSIAQTQLLRGADYDYSKKEWTVGFNIHRHFSLESSEKDTAQR; encoded by the coding sequence ATGGCAAAACAAAGAATGAAACTTAAGATCCGTTCCGTTGTATTTTTTTTATTTTCCGTTTTACTTTTTATTTCCTTTGTGTTCTCCGTTTCAGCTCAGGAACAAAGAAAATCCACGTTCTTAGGAACCAGTTTGATCCACATGCCGAGCACCGAAGACGTGGGGAAGAACGGTCTTGATTTCCGTTTCAATCACAGATTCGGAGACGCCAAGTCTACGTCCTATGATTTCTTAGGTTTGGACAACGGCGCGAACACGCAACTTTCTCTCGACTACGGCGTTACCGACCGAATCACGTTGGGAGTTGCAAGAACCTCATTTCAAAAAACATACGAAGCAAGAGGAAAGGTTCGTCTGTTAACTCAGGATTCAAGCTTTCCGGTTACGATTAGTTTCTACGGAGTTTTCGGCCAGGAAACCCAAGAACAAAAAATGTTCTACGGTCCTTATCTGAAAGTTTCCACGGGCAATACGGCGTTCGATTCGGAAATGACTAAAAAATTCAACACATACGAGTTATCGTATTCGGATCGTCAGAGCACTCTTGCTTCCTTTTTGATTTCAAAAAGATTCAGCGAATACTTTTCGCTTCAACTATCTCCTATGTTCGTTCATAGAAACTTCGTAAAGGATCATCTTTCGAACGATAGAACCGGTCTGGATGTTTCGTTTCGGATTCACCTTTTCAAACGTTTGGATTTTACGTTCGGAACCATTCTTACTCCGAAGCGGGATTACATCGGAGATTCTTACGCGACCGAAGACAGAAAGACAAAGATCAACGGAGTTGAATATTCCGCCTCGGAAGTCAACGATCTCATCGCAAGAGGAAAGACGATCGACGCGGCCATCAATAACATTCTTCTTTCCAAACCGGTCGAGTATATGACGGTTCCTTTGAGTTTTGGTGTGGACTTTGAAACCGGAGGTCACGTGTTTCAATTGTTCGTGACGAACAGCAGATCCATCGCACAAACTCAGTTGTTACGTGGAGCGGATTACGATTACAGCAAGAAAGAATGGACCGTGGGATTCAACATCCATCGTCATTTTTCTTTGGAGAGTTCGGAAAAAGACACGGCTCAAAGGTGA
- a CDS encoding methyl-accepting chemotaxis protein, translating to MLLFGSVLIPIALLVALALTNTKDRIEDIETIYDDRVIPLKQLKKISDLYAIFIVDCVHKVRSGKFTPSEGVANLDKATTGIQKEWTAYSGTHLVPEEEAIIKELTPLFADSNAAVAEARELMTTQNFQELGVFADNRLYPRIDPVTEKIEELIQVQLRITDAIYIRAEKEFAFSWFVFILLSGITLTYILLIAVIYSIQLVKGLTTVSKAINNADFSHPVDVEEDQRKKDELYLLLMSFRLFQIKVKEMLDTILNFSESIVASSEQLSQSADHLSSNAQSESASVEEISASVEEISSGMEYVNRNAESQYALISSFNGEMRELEGMINKVGDAVKNSLEKISEMYLKTDSGKKTMGDLSESMEKIENSSVEMQSITAIIKEISEKVNLLALNAAIEAARAGEHGRGFAVVASEITRLAEQTDSSAMTIEELIKTSNAEIETGRKIVENSVTVYAQILTGLEHLKDSSNQIVATMELQQEKKEKIRSGVDQVDTKSEDIRNSVKEQKVAISETANAVSNISITVQNSAANSEEIAGSAVSLLQIAKNLQETMSFLKG from the coding sequence ATGCTTCTCTTCGGCTCGGTATTGATACCGATCGCATTGCTTGTCGCATTAGCATTAACAAATACAAAAGACAGAATCGAAGACATCGAAACGATTTACGACGATAGGGTGATTCCTCTTAAACAACTGAAAAAAATTTCGGACCTCTACGCGATCTTTATCGTGGATTGCGTTCATAAGGTAAGAAGCGGTAAGTTTACTCCGTCGGAAGGAGTGGCGAATCTAGATAAGGCGACCACAGGAATTCAAAAAGAATGGACCGCATACAGCGGAACCCATCTGGTTCCCGAAGAGGAAGCCATCATCAAGGAATTGACCCCGCTTTTCGCCGATTCGAATGCGGCCGTGGCCGAAGCGCGGGAACTCATGACCACCCAGAACTTCCAAGAGCTGGGAGTTTTTGCGGACAATCGATTGTATCCAAGGATTGATCCGGTTACGGAAAAGATCGAGGAGTTGATTCAGGTTCAGTTGAGAATCACGGACGCGATCTATATCCGAGCCGAAAAGGAATTCGCGTTCAGCTGGTTCGTGTTCATTCTTCTTTCCGGTATCACTCTCACTTACATTCTTCTCATCGCGGTGATCTATTCGATCCAGTTGGTGAAAGGTTTGACCACGGTGAGCAAGGCGATCAACAACGCGGACTTTTCCCATCCGGTGGACGTGGAAGAGGATCAAAGAAAGAAGGACGAACTCTATCTTCTTTTGATGTCGTTTCGTCTTTTTCAGATCAAGGTGAAAGAGATGTTGGATACGATCCTGAACTTTTCGGAGAGTATCGTGGCTTCTTCCGAACAACTCTCGCAATCCGCGGATCACCTTTCCTCGAACGCACAATCCGAATCGGCTTCGGTCGAGGAAATCTCCGCATCCGTGGAAGAGATCAGTTCCGGTATGGAATACGTAAATAGAAACGCGGAATCCCAATATGCTTTGATTTCTTCGTTTAACGGGGAAATGCGAGAACTCGAAGGAATGATCAATAAGGTTGGGGACGCGGTTAAGAATTCTCTGGAAAAAATTTCGGAGATGTATCTCAAAACCGACTCGGGCAAGAAGACGATGGGCGATCTTTCCGAAAGTATGGAAAAGATCGAAAATAGTTCCGTCGAAATGCAGTCGATCACAGCTATCATCAAGGAAATTTCCGAAAAGGTCAACTTACTCGCGTTAAACGCCGCGATCGAAGCCGCGAGAGCCGGAGAACACGGAAGAGGGTTTGCGGTCGTAGCGAGCGAGATCACAAGACTTGCGGAACAAACCGATTCGAGCGCGATGACTATCGAAGAGTTGATCAAAACGAGCAACGCCGAAATCGAAACCGGAAGAAAGATCGTAGAAAACTCCGTGACCGTTTACGCGCAGATTTTAACCGGACTCGAACATCTGAAGGATTCTTCCAATCAGATCGTGGCGACGATGGAACTCCAACAGGAGAAGAAGGAAAAGATCCGTTCCGGAGTCGATCAAGTCGATACGAAATCGGAGGATATCCGCAATTCGGTAAAAGAACAAAAGGTTGCGATTTCGGAAACTGCAAACGCTGTTTCCAATATTTCGATCACCGTTCAAAACAGCGCGGCGAACTCCGAAGAAATCGCGGGAAGCGCGGTCAGTCTTTTACAGATTGCAAAAAATCTTCAGGAAACGATGAGCTTCTTGAAGGGTTGA